One genomic window of Citrobacter sp. Marseille-Q6884 includes the following:
- the nagE gene encoding PTS N-acetyl glucosamine transporter subunit IIABC, producing MNILGFFQRLGRALQLPIAVLPVAALLLRFGQPDLLNVAFIAQAGGAIFDNLALIFAIGVASSWSKDSAGAAALAGAVGYFILTKAMVTINPAINMGVLAGIITGLVGGAVYNRWSGIKLPDFLSFFGGKRFVPIATGFFCLVLAAIFGYVWPPVQNAIHAGGEWIVGAGALGSGIFGFINRLLIPTGLHQVLNTIAWFQIGEFTNAAGTVFHGDINRFYAGDGTAGMFMSGFFPIMMFGLPGAALAMYFAAPKARRPMVGGMLLSVAITAFLTGVTEPLEFLFMFLAPLLYLLHALLTGISLFVATLLGIHAGFSFSAGAIDYVLMYNLPAASQNVWMLVVMGLVFFVIYFVLFSAVIRMFNLKTPGREDKDDDIVTEEANSNTEEGLAQLATNYIAAVGGTDNLKAIDACITRLRLTVADSGRVNDAMCKRLGASGVVKLNKQTIQVIVGAKAESIGDEMKKVVARGPVAAASTESAPAAAAPVSKPQAVANAATVEALVSPITGDVVALEQVPDEAFASKAVGDGVAVKPTDKIVVSPAAGTIVKIFNTNHAFCLETVKGAEIVVHMGIDTVALEGKGFKRLVEEGAEVTAGQPILEMDLEYLNANARSMISPVVCSNSDDFGGLVIKAEGHVVAGQTPLYEIKGK from the coding sequence ATGAATATTTTAGGTTTTTTCCAGCGACTGGGTAGGGCGTTACAGCTCCCCATCGCTGTGCTGCCAGTCGCGGCACTGTTGCTGCGATTCGGCCAACCAGATCTGCTTAACGTAGCCTTTATCGCGCAAGCGGGTGGGGCCATTTTTGATAACCTCGCTCTGATTTTTGCTATCGGTGTGGCATCCAGCTGGTCTAAAGACAGCGCAGGTGCGGCCGCCCTGGCGGGTGCAGTCGGTTATTTCATATTGACCAAAGCAATGGTGACCATTAACCCAGCGATCAATATGGGTGTGCTGGCAGGTATCATCACCGGTCTGGTCGGCGGTGCCGTGTACAACCGTTGGTCTGGTATCAAACTGCCTGACTTCCTGAGCTTCTTCGGCGGCAAACGCTTCGTGCCGATCGCCACTGGCTTCTTCTGCCTGGTGCTGGCTGCTATCTTCGGCTACGTGTGGCCGCCGGTGCAGAACGCCATCCATGCGGGTGGTGAGTGGATCGTAGGCGCTGGCGCGTTGGGTTCCGGTATCTTTGGTTTCATCAACCGTCTGCTGATCCCAACCGGTCTGCATCAGGTTCTGAACACCATCGCCTGGTTCCAGATTGGTGAATTCACTAACGCTGCAGGTACCGTATTCCACGGTGACATCAACCGCTTCTACGCGGGTGACGGCACTGCGGGTATGTTCATGTCTGGCTTCTTCCCGATCATGATGTTTGGTCTGCCGGGTGCAGCGCTGGCGATGTACTTCGCCGCTCCGAAAGCTCGTCGTCCGATGGTTGGCGGTATGCTGCTGTCCGTTGCGATCACGGCGTTCCTGACCGGTGTTACTGAGCCGCTGGAATTCCTGTTCATGTTCCTGGCTCCACTGCTGTACCTCCTGCACGCACTGTTAACGGGTATCAGCCTGTTCGTTGCAACACTGCTGGGTATCCATGCAGGCTTCTCCTTCTCCGCAGGTGCTATCGACTACGTGTTGATGTACAACCTGCCGGCAGCAAGCCAGAACGTCTGGATGCTGGTGGTGATGGGTCTGGTCTTCTTCGTTATCTACTTTGTGTTGTTCAGCGCGGTTATTCGTATGTTTAACCTGAAAACGCCGGGCCGCGAAGATAAAGACGACGATATCGTGACTGAAGAAGCCAACAGCAACACTGAAGAAGGTTTGGCGCAACTGGCAACCAACTACATTGCAGCGGTTGGCGGTACTGATAACCTGAAAGCGATTGATGCCTGTATCACTCGTCTGCGTCTGACCGTTGCCGACTCTGGTCGCGTAAACGATGCGATGTGTAAACGTTTAGGTGCATCTGGAGTCGTTAAGCTGAACAAGCAAACTATTCAGGTCATCGTGGGTGCGAAAGCCGAATCTATCGGCGACGAAATGAAGAAAGTTGTGGCTCGTGGTCCGGTTGCAGCGGCATCAACGGAAAGCGCGCCAGCAGCGGCGGCTCCGGTGTCAAAACCGCAGGCAGTAGCAAATGCGGCGACTGTTGAAGCGCTGGTTTCTCCGATTACCGGTGACGTGGTTGCGCTGGAGCAGGTTCCTGACGAAGCGTTCGCCAGCAAAGCGGTCGGTGACGGTGTGGCGGTGAAACCAACGGATAAAATCGTTGTTTCCCCGGCAGCGGGGACTATCGTGAAAATCTTCAACACTAACCATGCGTTCTGCCTGGAAACCGTGAAAGGCGCGGAAATCGTGGTCCATATGGGCATCGATACCGTCGCGCTGGAAGGTAAAGGCTTTAAGCGTCTGGTTGAAGAAGGCGCGGAAGTTACAGCAGGCCAACCGATTCTGGAAATGGACCTGGAGTACCTGAACGCCAACGCACGTTCCATGATTAGCCCGGTAGTTTGCAGCAACAGCGATGATTTCGGTGGTCTGGTCATTAAAGCCGAAGGTCATGTGGTTGCCGGTCAAACACCACTGTATGAAATTAAAGGCAAATAA
- the glnS gene encoding glutamine--tRNA ligase translates to MSEAEARPSNFIRQIIDEDLASGKHTTIHTRFPPEPNGYLHIGHAKSICLNFGIAQDYQGQCNLRFDDTNPVKEDIEYVESIKNDVEWLGFHWTGDIRYSSDYFDQLHAYAVELINKGLAYVDELSADEIREYRGTLTQPGKNSPFRDRSVEENLALFEKMRAGGFEEGKACLRAKIDMASPFIVMRDPVLYRIKFAEHHQTGNKWCIYPMYDFTHCISDALEGITHSLCTLEFQDNRRLYDWVLDNITIPVHPRQYEFSRLNLEYTVMSKRKLNLLVTDKHVEGWDDPRMPTISGLRRRGYTAAAIREFCKRIGVTKQDNTIEIASLESCIREDLNENAPRAMAVIDPVKLVIENYPQGESERVTMPNHPNKPEMGSREVPFSGEIWIDRADFREEANKQYKRLVMGKEVRLRNAYVIKAERVEKDAEGNITTIFCTYDADTLSKDPADGRKVKGVIHWVSAAHALPIEIRLYDRLFSVPNPGAADDFLSVINPESLVIRQGYGEPSLQSAVAGKAFQFEREGYFCLDSRYATADKLVFNRTVGLRDTWAKVGE, encoded by the coding sequence ATGAGTGAGGCTGAAGCCCGCCCGAGTAACTTTATTCGTCAGATCATCGATGAAGATCTGGCCAGTGGTAAGCACACCACTATCCATACCCGTTTTCCGCCGGAGCCAAATGGCTATCTGCACATTGGCCACGCGAAATCCATTTGTCTGAACTTTGGTATTGCGCAAGATTACCAGGGCCAGTGCAACCTGCGTTTTGATGATACGAACCCGGTAAAAGAAGATATCGAGTACGTTGAGTCGATTAAAAACGACGTTGAATGGTTAGGTTTTCACTGGACTGGTGACATTCGCTACTCTTCGGATTACTTCGACCAACTGCATGCTTATGCGGTTGAGCTCATCAACAAAGGTCTGGCATACGTCGATGAATTGTCTGCTGACGAAATCCGTGAATATCGCGGTACGCTGACTCAGCCAGGCAAAAACAGTCCGTTCCGCGATCGTAGTGTCGAAGAGAACCTTGCACTGTTCGAAAAAATGCGTGCCGGTGGCTTTGAAGAAGGTAAAGCCTGCCTGCGTGCGAAAATCGACATGGCTTCACCGTTTATCGTCATGCGCGATCCGGTGCTGTACCGCATCAAATTTGCTGAACACCATCAGACCGGTAACAAGTGGTGCATCTACCCGATGTACGACTTCACCCACTGCATCAGCGATGCGCTGGAAGGCATTACGCATTCACTGTGCACGCTGGAATTCCAGGACAACCGTCGCCTATACGATTGGGTGCTGGACAACATCACGATTCCGGTTCACCCGCGTCAGTACGAATTTTCGCGTCTGAATCTCGAATACACGGTGATGTCCAAACGTAAGCTGAATCTGCTGGTCACTGACAAGCACGTTGAAGGCTGGGATGATCCGCGTATGCCGACCATCTCGGGCCTGCGTCGTCGTGGTTACACGGCAGCCGCTATCCGTGAGTTCTGCAAACGCATCGGCGTGACCAAGCAGGACAACACCATTGAGATCGCTTCACTGGAATCCTGCATTCGTGAAGATCTGAACGAAAACGCGCCACGTGCGATGGCGGTTATCGATCCGGTGAAACTGGTTATCGAAAATTACCCGCAGGGTGAAAGCGAACGGGTCACCATGCCTAATCACCCGAACAAACCGGAAATGGGCAGCCGTGAAGTGCCGTTCAGCGGTGAAATCTGGATCGATCGCGCAGACTTCCGCGAAGAAGCGAACAAACAGTACAAGCGTCTGGTGATGGGCAAAGAAGTGCGCCTGCGTAATGCTTACGTGATCAAAGCTGAGCGTGTAGAGAAAGATGCAGAGGGTAATATCACCACTATTTTCTGCACCTACGATGCCGATACGTTAAGCAAAGATCCGGCCGATGGTCGTAAAGTTAAAGGCGTTATTCACTGGGTGAGCGCGGCTCATGCGCTGCCGATTGAAATCCGTCTGTATGACCGTCTGTTCAGTGTACCCAATCCGGGTGCGGCAGACGATTTCCTGTCCGTCATCAACCCTGAATCTCTGGTGATTCGCCAGGGTTACGGTGAACCGTCACTGCAGTCTGCCGTGGCTGGCAAAGCGTTCCAGTTCGAACGTGAAGGTTACTTCTGCCTCGACAGCCGCTATGCAACGGCTGACAAGCTGGTATTCAACCGTACCGTTGGCCTGCGTGATACGTGGGCGAAAGTGGGCGAATAA
- the nagB gene encoding glucosamine-6-phosphate deaminase, giving the protein MRLIPLNTAEQVGKWAARHIVNRINAFKPTADRPFVLGLPTGGTPLTAYKALVEMHKAGQVSFKHVVTFNMDEYVGLPKEHPESYHSFMHRNFFDHVDIPAENINLLNGNAPDIDAECRQYEEKIRSYGKIHLFMGGVGNDGHIAFNEPASSLASRTRIKTLTHDTRVANSRFFDGDVSQVPKYALTVGVGTLLDAEEVMILVLGHQKAQALQAAVEGNVNHMWTISCLQLHPKAVVVCDEPSTMELKVKTLKYFNELEAENIKGL; this is encoded by the coding sequence ATGAGACTGATCCCCCTGAATACCGCTGAACAAGTCGGCAAATGGGCTGCTCGCCATATCGTTAACCGTATTAACGCATTCAAACCAACGGCAGATCGTCCGTTTGTTCTTGGCCTGCCAACCGGCGGTACGCCTCTGACAGCCTATAAAGCATTAGTCGAAATGCACAAAGCGGGCCAGGTTAGCTTTAAACATGTTGTGACGTTTAATATGGACGAATATGTTGGCCTTCCAAAAGAACACCCGGAAAGCTACCATAGCTTCATGCATCGCAATTTCTTTGATCACGTTGATATTCCAGCAGAAAACATCAATCTCCTCAATGGTAACGCGCCGGATATCGATGCAGAATGCCGTCAGTATGAAGAAAAAATCCGTTCTTACGGTAAAATCCACCTGTTTATGGGTGGCGTAGGTAACGACGGACACATCGCGTTCAACGAACCTGCCTCTTCTCTGGCTTCCCGTACTCGTATCAAAACGCTGACTCATGACACCCGTGTCGCTAACTCACGTTTCTTTGATGGCGACGTAAGCCAGGTGCCTAAATACGCGCTGACCGTAGGCGTGGGTACGCTGCTGGATGCTGAAGAAGTGATGATCCTGGTTCTGGGTCACCAGAAAGCACAGGCGCTGCAAGCTGCCGTTGAAGGTAACGTTAACCACATGTGGACTATCAGCTGCCTGCAGCTGCATCCGAAAGCTGTCGTGGTCTGCGATGAACCTTCCACAATGGAACTGAAAGTTAAGACGCTGAAATACTTTAACGAGTTAGAAGCGGAAAATATTAAAGGTCTGTAA